In Drosophila nasuta strain 15112-1781.00 chromosome 2R, ASM2355853v1, whole genome shotgun sequence, a single genomic region encodes these proteins:
- the LOC132784849 gene encoding LOW QUALITY PROTEIN: protein polybromo-1 (The sequence of the model RefSeq protein was modified relative to this genomic sequence to represent the inferred CDS: inserted 2 bases in 1 codon; deleted 1 base in 1 codon), with the protein MLSRKRRASSISSRQDEDPLLLDDSTPEQSPVQQTQSARKKRRLDPTELCQQLYDSIRNIKKQDGSMLCDTFIRAPKRRQEPSYYDVVVNPIDLLKVQQKLKTDSYEDLYDMMNDLELLINNAKAFYKPESTEYQDAIALWQHIQTQRQRILEANGFAEEEPRAKRAPRNARRLTTSAEPGGGDIDEDCNQYEELFASVMSATDPVGDRAMHPIFQLLPSKKAYPDYYDVIEHPIDLRLIATKIQMNAYSSLVEMERDLLQMTKNACLFNEPGSQIYKDAKALKRIFTQRRIELETGKGKPARRLKNLSSAAIAALKEEVDSSDDEETSKKGEGPMWALFDHLYNAPGTSEHPGVTGPPLGNSLWKLPVRRFHPEYFELIKRPISLSQIHTKLKKGDYANISDLTGDLYLMLDNAKKAFSVTHRTHKDALKMLKLMNAKLVEETLEETSDLDEEEGDEVFAANVQPEKRKPGRPRVNSTSNPSTANTSNASISPKSNRIPINAAIKKKILSIQKYLVDYTVEYRRLIEMFMEKPSRRAYPDYYEIIQNPIDMNTIEHNIRSDRYATVEDVVADYRLMFSNCRQYNEDCSTIYEDANTLERALNEKLKEFPGLTEVKKPLQKYNKLGRKPKAALLADRDRMWQFYESLRDYQEPKGKRQLSLIFTKLPSKSDYPEYYDIIKDPMDMERIAQKLKQGAYESVDELAADFLLMLENACKYNEPDSQIYKDALVLQQLTLQLKQQLRTEPDVPLAVQELFLTLFTSVYNHQDEEGRCYSDSLAELPEYDELGEGAKIRGISLDLVKRRLDKGAYKRLDIYQDDIFACMERARKLSRTDSDIFQDSIELQTYFIRKRDELCKDTLSSPALNFTLDQLLSDVEVTRQQKAAQEEQDQEQEKDKDEFNAAANAKGESMTINQQVYSPGDFVYVQTPENKIPTIVCIERLWTTPNNEKLMQASIFLRPHETYHVTTRKFLEKEVFKSSISQTISMDKVLGMCHVMHIRDYIKLRPDGLSEKDVFVCESRYNLQGRCFKKLKNWPTARESNNGSIRFVPRDTPLELKRVMSVFKERIEKHKGELEELKLQEALVEKEKPNVICDAPPNAEDNSVYYQQYNTICSGVIKTGDFVYVATQTGKQSVAQVQQIWEINGKSYFKGPWLLAPNETTPALGKQFYRQELLLSTVEDISPVIGIVGRCAVLEYAEFINSRPTEIAESDVYICESVYDELKKALRNLVVGNLRKFQHSVEVTEDEIFYFKSPIKPAKDARSDLNDLAMMEDSMDGDTPSLSSDIVAISSPAPSVNSTPLTSKAKXTKTAKKSLTGYILYSSDVRKSISQSNPDATFGDISRMVGNEWKSLPSSVKQSWEDRANKLNEEAAALRREIDDNQNCASPLPAIANVPQEPGPPLTYECLWDKCDFQFEEMSDCTEHCLADATGHIQRHPQAGVEMEYVCLWRNCPRIRKSIQAFPNVLRLIKHVREVHLSKCGKPLGLSERSKNFMSRKHKLVPQSMTVNAAVSSNNSVSPRAPINVETAQQHQQQLQLQQQQPHLHQTIIAGPPPEPMFVTVPPRSNRVIHSEAYIKYIESLQTGSHLNVTTCNNNWRRSITHINPLQVGKTQLAEHWLGPNVSDQENAVQALCHLRNFMLDDVLQIRHSCT; encoded by the exons atgctAAGCCGAAAACGTCGAGCCAGCTCGATATCCAGTCGTCAAGATGAAGATCCGCTGCTACTAGACGACTCCACGCCGGAACAGTCGCCGGTGCAACAAACGCAATCCGCGCGCAAAAAGCGGCGTCTTGATCCAACGGAGCTATGTCAACAGCTCTATGACTCGATACGCAACATAAAGAAGCAGGATGGATCGATGTTGTGCGACACGTTTATTAGAGCGCCGAAGCGTCGGCAGGAGCCATCCTACTACGACGTGGTGGTTAATCCCATTGACTTGCTAAAAGTTCAGCAGAAGCTAAAGACGGACTCATATGAAGACCTTTATGACATGATGAACGATCTCGAATTGCTGATAAATAATGCCAAAGCTTTCTACAAACCTGAGTCAACCGAGTATCAAGATGCCATTGCCTTGTGGCAGCACATTCAGACCCAGCGTCAGCGGATTCTCGAAGCCAATGGCTTTGCGGAAGAGGAGCCACGTGCCAAACGAGCGCCTCGCAATGCCCGACGACTAACGACCAGTGCGGAGCCGGGAGGCGGGGATATTGACGAAGATTGCAATCAGTACGAGGAACTCTTTGCATCCGTCATGTCTGCAACGGACCCAGTTGGGGACAGAGCAATGCACCCtatatttcaattgttgcCCTCTAAAAAGGCGTATCCCGACTATTACGATGTCATCGAGCATCCCATTGACTTGCGTTTAATTGCCACCAAGATTCAAATGAACGCCTATTCATCGCTGGTGGAAATGGAGCGAGATCTTCTGCAAATGACTAAGAATGCTTGTCTCTTTAATGAGCCCGGTTCACAGATATACAAGGATGCCAAAGCCCTGAAGCGAATTTTCACGCAACGCCGGATAGAGCTGGAGACAGGAAAGGGAAAACCAGCCAGACGGTTGAAAAACTTGTCCAGTGCAGCAATAGCAG CACTTAAAGAGGAAGTGGATAGCTCAGATGACGAAGAGACGAGCAAAAAGGGCGAGGGTCCTATGTGGGCATTATTCGATCATTTGTATAATGCGCCTGGCACATCCGAGCATCCTGGGGTTACTGGGCCACCATTGGGCAACTCATTGTGGAAATTACCAGTGCGTCGTTTTCATCCTGAATACTTTGAGTTAATTAAGCGACCTATTTCCCTGAGCCAAATCCATACGAAACTCAAAAAAGGCGACTACGCAAACATAAGCGATCTCACTGGGGATCTGTATCTAATGCTGGACAACGCCAAAAAGGCATTCTCGGTCACACATCGAACGCACAAGGATGCgttgaaaatgttaaaactcATGAATGCCAAACTGGTTGAAGAAACCCTCGAGGAAACGAGCGATTTGGACGAAGAAGAGGGCGATGAAGTATTCGCTGCCAACGTGCAGCCAGAGAAACGCAAGCCAGGCAGACCTAGAGTCAACTCTACTTCGAATCCCAGCACGGCGAATACATCTAATGCATCTATCTCGCCAAAATCTAATCGAATTCCCATCAATGCGGCcattaagaaaaaaattcTCAGCATTCAAAAGTATCTGGTGGACTACACTGTAGAATATCGGCGGCTCATCGAGATGTTTATGGAGAAACCATCGCGCAGAGCATATCCTGATTACTACGAAATCATTCAGAACCCCATCGACATGAATACTATTGAGCATAACATACGGTCCGATCGCTATGCCACCGTCGAAGATGTTGTGGCCGACTATCGTTTAATGTTCTCAAATTGTCGTCAGTATAACGAGGATTGTTCCACTATCTACGAGGATGCCAATACCCTAGAACGTGCCCTTAACGAAAAGCTGAAGGAATTCCCCGGCTTGACAGAGGTCAAAAAACCCCTGCAAAAGTATAATAAGTTAGGTCGCAAACCAAAAGCAGCACTCTTGGCTGATCGTGATCGAATGTGGCAGTTTTACGAATCCCTACGCGATTATCAAGAACCGAAAGGCAAACGTCAATTATCGTTGATCTTTACAAAGCTTCCGTCTAAGAGTGATTATCCGGAATATTATGATATCATTAAGGATCCCATGGACATGGAACGAATTGCACAGAAACTTAAACAGGGCGCTTACGAGAGTGTGGATGAGTTGGCCGCTGATTTTCTGCTCATGCTAGAGAACGCTTGTAAATATAATGAACCAGATTCTCAGATCTATAAGGATGCGTTGGTACTCCAACAACTAACTCTTCAAttgaagcagcagctgcgcaCCGAACCTGATGTTCCACTGGCCGTGCAAGAATTGTTCCTTACGCTCTTCACTTCCGTCTACAATCACCAAGATGAGGAGGGGCGCTGTTACTCCGATTCATTGGCCGAGCTACCAGAATATGATGAGTTGGGTGAAGGCGCAAAGATTCGAGGTATTTCCTTAGATCTGGTTAAGAGGCGACTTGACAAGGGCGCCTACAAACGTCTGGATATTTATCAGGATGATATTTTCGCTTGTATGGAGCGAGCACGTAAATTATCACGCACAGACTCAGACATCTTCCAGGACTCTATTGAATTGCAGACGTATTTCATTCGCAAGCGCGACGAGCTATGCAAGGACACATTAAGTTCACCGGCATTAAATTTTACTCTGGATCAACTATTGTCTGACGTTGAGGTTACGCGACAGCAAAAAGCAGCACAAGAGGAGCAGGATCAAGAGCAAGAGAAGGACAAGGATGAATTTAATGCTGCCGCCAATGCAAAAGGAGAAAGCATGACTATTAATCAACAAGTCTATTCACCGGGTGATTTTGTCTACGTGCAGACGCCCGAGAACAAGATACCCACCATTGTGTGCATCGAACGACTCTGGACAACACCGAACAATGAGAAACTAATGCAGGCATCGATCTTTCTGCGTCCCCATGAAACCTATCACGTTACGACTCGAAAGTTTCTCGAAAAGGAGGTTTTCAAGAGCAGCATTTCGCAGACAATTTCAATGGACAAAGTGCTGGGCATGTGTCATGTGATGCACATCAGAGACTACATCAAGCTAAGGCCGGATGGACTGTCAGAGAAagatgtgtttgtgtgtgaatcTCGTTACAATCTGCAAGGGCGTTGTTTCAAGAAGCTAAAGAACTGGCCAACAGCGCGTGAGAGCAATAATGGTTCTATAAGGTTTGTTCCCCGCGATACGCCATTGGAGCTAAAGAGAGTTATGTCCGTTTTCAAGGAACGTATCGAGAAACACAAGGGTGAGCTCGAAGAGCTGAAGCTGCAGGAGGCCCTCGTCGAGAAGGAGAAGCCCAATGTTATCTGTGATGCTCCTCCCAATGCGGAGGATAACAGTGTGTACTATCAGCAATACAACACCATTTGCAGCGGTGTCATAAAAACTGGCGATTTCGTTTACGTTGCGACGCAAACTGGCAAGCAATCAGTTGCCCAGGTCCAGCAGATCTGGGAGATCAATGGTAAATCGTATTTTAAGGGACCGTGGCTGTTAGCGCCAAACGAAACAACTCCTGCGTTAGGCAAACAATTTTACCGCCAAGAACTGCTGCTTAGCACTGTGGAAGATATCAGTCCAGTGATTGGCATCGTAGGCCGTTGTGCAGTTCTCGAGTATGCCGAATTCATTAATTCGCGACCCACAGAAATCGCAGAGAGCGATGTATATATATGCGAATCTGTCTACGATGAACTAAAGAAAGCATTGCGCAATCTGGTCGTCGGCAATCTGCGCAAGTTTCAGCACAGCGTTGAAGTGACTGAGGACGaaatc ttttatttcaaaagtcCAATCAAGCCAGCAAAGGACGCCAGGAGTGATCTCAATGATCTAGCCATGATGGAGGACTCAATGGATGGAGACACGCCTTCCCTTAGCTCGGACATTGTTGCAATATCATCGCCAGCCCCGTCCGTTAATTCAACGCCGCTTACCTCGAaagcaaa aacgaaaacagcTAAGAAAAGCCTTACTGGCTACATTCTCTATTCGAGCGATGTCCGCAAAA GTATAAGTCAGAGCAATCCGGATGCCACTTTTGGTGACATATCGCGTATGGTTGGCAATGAGTGGAAGAGCTTACCATCTAGCGTCAAACAAAGCTGGGAGGATCGAGCAAACAAGCTGAATGAAGAGGCAGCTGCACTCCGACGTGAGATTGATGACAACCAAAACTGTGCGAGTCCATTGCCAGCGATCGCTAATGTACCCCAGGAGCCAGGCCCGCCGCTCACCTATGAATGCCTGTGGGACAAGTGTGACTTTCAGTTTGAGGAGATGTCCGATTGCACAGAGCATTGCTTGGCCGATGCCACCGGTCATATACAGCGCCATCCCCAGGCTGGTGTCGAGATGGAGTACGTGTGCCTTTGGCGTAATTGTCCGCGCATTCGCAAGTCAATTCAGGCGTTCCCAAATGTGTTGCGTCTAATTAAGCACGTGCGCGAAGTGCATCTAAGCAAATGTGGTAAACCTTTGGGTCTCAGCGAACGCAGTAAGAATTTCATGTCACGCAAACACAAGTTGGTGCCACAGTCAATGACGGTCAATGCGGCAGTCTCATCGAACAACTCCGTCTCACCACGAGCACCGATTAACGTGGAAACAGctcaacagcatcagcaacaattgcagctacaacagcagcagccacatttGCACCAAACCATTATTGCTGGACCGCCTCCGGAGCCGATGTTCGTGACTGTTCCACCTCGTTCTAATAGAGTCATCCATTCAGAGGCTTATATCAAGTACATAGAGAGTCTGCAGACAGGCAGTCACTTAAATGTCACTACCTGTAACAACAATTGGCGTCGCTCGATCACACATATAAACCCGCTTCAGGTGGGCAAGACTCAACTGGCAGAGCACTGGCTAGGTCCGAATGTCAGTGACCAGGAGAACGCGGTACAAGCACTATGCCACTTACGTAATTTTATGCTGGACGATGTGCTACAAATCCGGCATAGCTGCACTTGA
- the LOC132786426 gene encoding uncharacterized protein LOC132786426 → MSEGESKFGFKDMEKALETLKLLESHDMQYRKLTVRGLLGRAKRVLTLTKASEKVKNINDAIGVFEKWLEENGGGASNKNAKTDSEDKVQTVPGLGFKDKTAAEATLRVLAERDPDYQRLAIKGLIGSSKRVLSGTKNEDKIKDINEGVQVLEKFLEEFEAENRIKDNRAYLPHALVAQLPEPKEALAAEFLAAYGGAKANGNYKHLRTMTPKDDTTSWDIIRNRQIAKLLDQVKTTDDKLFAKENGEPSKLHLSLIHWAYSPQPQKVKSYVEKHEKLTKSPEKRKVSSASNSSSEDDADNSSSDASEEKEVPKKKRKQE, encoded by the exons ATGTCGGAGGGCGAATCGAAATTTGGTTTCAAGGATATGGAGAAGGCACTGGAGACACTCAAGCTACTCGAGAGCCATGACATGCAATACCGCAAACTGACGGTGCGAGGACTTTTGGGACGTGCCAAGCGTGTCCTGACTT TGACAAAGGCGTCGGAGAAGGTGAAGAATATCAATGACGCCATCGGTGTGTTTGAGAAATGGCTAGAGGAGAATGGCGGCGGTGCCTCCAATAAGAATGCGAAGACTGACAGCGAAGATAAGGTGCAAACAGTGCCCGGTCTTGGCTTTAAGGACAAGACAGCTGCAGAGGCAACGCTCAG GGTCTTGGCAGAGCGCGATCCTGACTATCAGAGGCTGGCAATCAAGGGACTTATCGGCAGTTCGAAGAGAGTGCTCTCCGGAACCAAAAATGAGGATAAAATCAAAGATATCAACGAGGGAGTTCAGGTGCTTGAGAAATTCCTTGAAGAATTTGAAGCGGAGAATCGTATTAAAGATAATCGCGCCTATCTACCACATGCTTTGGTTGCCCAGTTGCCAGAGCCAAAAGAGGCGCTGGCTGCTGAATTCCTCGCCGCTTATGGTGGTGCAAAGGCCAATGGCAACTATAAGCATTTGCGAACGATGACTCCAAAGGATGATACTACAAGTTGGGATATTATACGCAACCGCCAGATTGCCAAACTTCTGGATCAAGTCAAGACTACCGATGACAAACTGTTTGCTAAGGAAAATGGAGAGCCTAGCAAGCTGCACTTGAGTCTAATTCACTGGGCTTACAGTCCTCAGCCGCAGAAAGTGAAAAGCTATGTGGAGAAACATGAAAAGCTCACGAAGTCGCCAGAGAAACGTAAGGTGTCAAGTgctagcaacagcagcagcgaagaTGACGCGGACAATTCCAGTAGCGATGCATCAGAAGAGAAGGAAGTGCCCAAAAAGAAACGGAAGCAGGAGTAA